The genomic interval ATTCCGGCCCATTGTCGTTGGCTTTCGATCCAGACCCAAAGTTCCAGCGTGAGATGCTTCTGGACTTTAAAGTGCGGTTGCACCCCGAAATCAACACAATCATCCTGTCCATCAAAGGACAGAACCGACAAAAGAGAGGGGGAGTTGGAGGCGGGAGTATTCCCTGGTTGCTGGGATGAATTTGCTTGAGTCATAGCGCCAATATTTGTATACGGATGAACCGCTGACGGAGTGAAAGCCTAGCCACGAGGCGCTCATGTTCCACTGAGGGCCAGCAGCGATCGGGGACTCAATTGAACTTACAAAGCGAAAGCGGATGACCCCCAACCGGAACCTTTGAGCTGGTTGTAGGTGCGGTGTTGAAAAGCGGGCGGATCGTTATAGTTAGCCCCGTGCAGCAAGTCGATCCTGATGGAGACCAGCTCTTCAATGCTACCGTGAACGACATCCACGGTTTCATGGGGTTGGATCAGATCAGGACGCTTGACCGGCGGCGATTGTTTGGGAAGCCTCATCGTTTCAGTTTCCTTTGAAGAGGTTGAGATAAATAATGAGGAAGTTAGCAGAAGAGGCAAGGATGATTAGCGCTTTCTTTACCTCTCCTGATCTCCTTCCTTACACAGAAAAGCGAATGACATCAGACCCTATTCGACGTCATCTCCGCTGTAAGCACAAAAGCCAGCAGCACGATTTGCACCACCAGTAGCAACACCACTAAAACCACCAATCCCGATCGCAAAGCAGAGCAAACAGCCGCTAGACGGGACAATATCTCCTTTGTCATGGCTGCACAAGGTTTCTTCTGCCAATTCCGCCAACTCGGGAGGCAGTTGACCTGCGGTGATGCGGCTGATTGGATGGGCCTGGTTAGGCATCAGATTTTTCTTATCCATGAGCATTTTCTCCCATTGTCCAGAACTTATTTGAGTTTTCAACTACCTTTGAAGTCGTTCAAAATGCGCAGGCAGAAGTGAGCAACTCGGTTGACTTTTACCTTTTCAATGATTAGTAGATCCCCTTTAAATTTTCGTAGGGTGTGTTGTCGCTATGCGCGACGCATCAATTTACTGATTAAGTTTCTATGTGTTGGGCTAATCGCCTGGAGTCATAACACACCCTACAATGCAAGTTCTTTTAACCCTTAGTCGGCATCATCTCCGTCATAAGAGCAAAAACACTGAGCACCATTACCCCCACCAACACCGACACCAACAAGCCCACCACCGACACCAAAACAATAGAAACCACAGGCACCACAGCTAGCAGCACCACATTGAGATGACGGTACGATGTCTCCTCCGTCATGACCGCACAAGGTTTCTTCCGACAGTTCTGCCAGTTCTGGAGGCAGTTGACCTGCCGTCATCCTGCTGACTGGACTGGACTGGTTAGGCATCAAGTTTTTCTTGTCCATGAAACATTTCTCCTAATAGTTTGCTTGAGTCTTGACCCGTCTTTGAAGTGGCAAAAGTTAGACTTAACTTTTAAAGTAATAGTCAATTTTTGATTGCCTTTTGCCTTCCTTAATCGGTGGGTTAGCCCGCTCCTTTGAACAAAAGAAGACTGTTGAAAAAGAATAGGAAACGAAAGATGCCATAGTATGGGTTGAGAAAAAAACACACAAATCGTTCCTTTTATATTCCTGGCTTCTCTTTTCCGCTTCTTTGTTCGAAGAAGCGGATGACCTCAGATCCTATTCGGCATCATCTCCGTCATAAGAGCAAAAACACTGAGCATCATTACCCCCACCAACACCGACACCAATAAGCCCTCCACCGACACCAAAACAATAGAAACCACAGGCACCACAAGCATTAGAAGCTGGCACGACGCCGCCTCCGTCATGACCACATAAGGTTTCTTCCGACAGTTCTGCCAGTTCTGGAGGTAGTTGCCCCGCTGTCATCCGGCTGACTGGACTGGACTGGTTAGGCATCAAGTTTTTCTTTTCCATGAGACATTTCTCCGAATTGTTTGATTGAGTCTTGACCCGTCTTTGAAGTCAGTGAAAAGTAGGTTTAACTGTTGAAAATCAACTGTTGAGTTTCAATTGCCTTTCACCTTCCTCAACCGGTGGGTCAGGCCGCTTCTTTGCATGAAAGAAGACTGCTTAATAGGGTGAAGACCAGGTTCTGACTTCACCCAGTGTCACGGGAATCAAATCACTCACATCAATCGTGAAGCGGAAGATCTTCTTCGCGCGGAGACTATTTTCAGGGTCGAAGAACTTCAATTTCACATCCCAACAATCGCTATCCTGGCGACAGAAGGGGCTTTTCTCTACATTGATGCTGTCCAATTCCATCCCGGTGGCAACCGCTTCAGCAAACGCAGAGGCTGCCTGGAACGCATTGGTGGCGGCAAAGTTGATGGCCCGATCCTGCGATGTGGTGCCCAGGTTGCGGAGATCGTAGTAAATTCGATTGAGGAAGCTGCCCAGGGTACGGCGCATCGCCGCTTCATCAGCTTCCTCAGCTGTGGTCTGCACGGTTTCCATAGCGGCACTAACCAGGGTGTTGACCTGCCAACCATAGATGCCGCGTGGGCTTTGGGGTGCAATCAGCGGTACCACCTGCCCCGAAAATAGCTTGACGGTACTTCCCGTTAATACGCCAGGAATGCTGACCCGTTCTACATATTCCTGGCTGCTTTCAGACTGGACTTGTCCTGCCAGTAATTCTTGCAAAGCTGCATAGACATCCCGACCGTAAACCCCAGCCGGTTCGATCGCATACACCGGTGTTAATTCAATATTCAATGTCCAGATCAGCGATCTTGCTTCCGACGGACTCGCCCCTAGATAATCCACCATTTGCCGAGCATCGTGGGGATTCGCGGGAACCGTCACGTCTCCCGTGGTGTAGGCGGGCATCAGTTGCTTAAAGGAATCGCGTCTGGCTTCCGAACCAAAGTCGTATCCTAAAGTTCCAAGGGCATAAACAAATTGCTGAGTGGCAAGATCGCTCGGGGCTTGACTGGCAGTGACAAAGTTAGGCATAGAGGATTTGTGATTAGAGGATTGATAGGTAGAGGTTTGACTAAGCGATGGCTGGGTCACCGCAACAGCGGGATTTGCAGGAGTCACTGCGGTGCTGACGGGTGGTGCGCTGCCTGCAGTCACCAAGTTACGGGGTGCCTCAGGGTGAGCCTTTTCCCCCACGCCCGACTGAGCCATCACCGTCATCTGTTCGTCCGGTGCGCCTGCACTAATCTCTTCCATTTCACCTTCTCCAGATCTGCCTATATCTGCCCCATTGCCACAGCCACAGCCTGCTGCCGTAATGGTTTCGGACGGTTCTGACATCATTCCTCCTGTGAATAATTCAAATAA from Leptolyngbya sp. SIO1E4 carries:
- a CDS encoding microcyclamide/patellamide family RiPP, which codes for MDKKNLMPNQAHPISRITAGQLPPELAELAEETLCSHDKGDIVPSSGCLLCFAIGIGGFSGVATGGANRAAGFCAYSGDDVE
- a CDS encoding cyanobactin biosynthesis system PatB/AcyB/McaB family protein — translated: MRLPKQSPPVKRPDLIQPHETVDVVHGSIEELVSIRIDLLHGANYNDPPAFQHRTYNQLKGSGWGSSAFAL
- a CDS encoding microcyclamide/patellamide family RiPP: MDKKNLMPNQSSPVSRMTAGQLPPELAELSEETLCGHDGGDIVPSSQCGAASCGACGFYCFGVGGGLVGVGVGGGNGAQCFCSYDGDDAD
- a CDS encoding microcyclamide/patellamide family RiPP; this translates as MEKKNLMPNQSSPVSRMTAGQLPPELAELSEETLCGHDGGGVVPASNACGACGFYCFGVGGGLIGVGVGGGNDAQCFCSYDGDDAE
- a CDS encoding PatA/PatG family cyanobactin maturation protease; this translates as MSKKPLGSPEVCIAILDGQVDLNHPCFEGADLTLLPSLVSDEVIPDGRMSLHGTHVTSVLLGQPGSPVVGIAPRCKGLIIPVFSDGGRSPSQLDLARAIEQAVNAGAHIINISGGQLTDEGEAEGWLERSVQLCQDNNVLIVAAAGNDGCDCLHVPAALPAVLAVGAMDNQGQPMEFSNWGEIYQEQGILASGENILGAKPGGGIVQLSGTSFATPIASGVAALLLSLQVERGETPDPQKVRAAMLQTALPCRSDSEQGRQCLAGTLNAAGLFELFTGGMMSEPSETITAAGCGCGNGADIGRSGEGEMEEISAGAPDEQMTVMAQSGVGEKAHPEAPRNLVTAGSAPPVSTAVTPANPAVAVTQPSLSQTSTYQSSNHKSSMPNFVTASQAPSDLATQQFVYALGTLGYDFGSEARRDSFKQLMPAYTTGDVTVPANPHDARQMVDYLGASPSEARSLIWTLNIELTPVYAIEPAGVYGRDVYAALQELLAGQVQSESSQEYVERVSIPGVLTGSTVKLFSGQVVPLIAPQSPRGIYGWQVNTLVSAAMETVQTTAEEADEAAMRRTLGSFLNRIYYDLRNLGTTSQDRAINFAATNAFQAASAFAEAVATGMELDSINVEKSPFCRQDSDCWDVKLKFFDPENSLRAKKIFRFTIDVSDLIPVTLGEVRTWSSPY